The Chrysemys picta bellii isolate R12L10 chromosome 10, ASM1138683v2, whole genome shotgun sequence genome segment GCTAATATTGTGTCACTGTAGTGAAGGGAAAGATCCCAGAGAGGGCATGCATGGGTACCCAGCAAATCCTTCATGCCATGAAGTACTGCTGTAAggcagctatcttcaagacagcACCAAGGCAAGTTTGAAGTGCACAGACACAACCTACATGGTTTGCATTGAGTGACTTTATGGGCATAAAGTGAGCAAAGAAGCCTGCAATCAGCAGAATTCCTTCACCTTCAACTCTTCTGTAAAGTCCATTTACTCAAGGTTGTGGGGAGTGACCAAGATTTCACTCTAACCAAGGGTCATGATATGGTATGGTTGGTATTTCTCCTTcccacaacacagaacctaacttCCATAGGTAGCTGAGTGGTTGGTTTAATAGAAGTTTAGGAACACCATTTTGTACCCCACCAGTATAAAAATGCCGGACTGTTTGGAAATGAAAGTGTATTTATTTACAGGAAATATCATCGTTTCTTGTCCTAAATGGTTACGAGAGAACAGCTACTGTCTTTCACACCCATATGCCTCAAGGACGAATTGGAAGCCACATCTATGTCTACACAAGAAGGGTGAAATGAAGCATGCTTCAAGATCAGTTTCTGAACTGGGACCAACTGAAGTCAGTATTGTACAGTGGTGTCTTGGTTAAACAGCCTTCTAGTACAGAACAGAGGGCAGTGATACTTGAAAATAGGTAAGCAAAATTGACAGGTCTGGCTCAAATTTACAGGCAGTAGATAAGGATTATACTGGGCGTAACCTGTTTAGTGATGCTTCTTCACTGGTGGAAAAGTGGAACTTCAATGGCAATATTCTCATCTTATCTCTTGGTGttagaaggggaggggaaaaaaacacggTTCATCTGTCTTAGGACATTTATAAATAATTAACAGAACACCAGCAACAGCTACGGCATGACGTTTGTGATTTAGAGGAGAGGAGTAAGACAAGACTTCATAACCTCTATGGGACTGTACACTTATGCTAGAtttgtttatgaataaagactTTTACCCACAACGcctctttatttttcttccaCAATATGCAGATGTGCAAGAAATTTCAAGTGCATATGTCAGCAAGCTGATTAGAATGCAGCACAGCAAATTCTTCATAAGTCAACAGGCTCTTGAACCCCCAAAAAAGACAAGAAGCAAGTATAAGATTACAAAACATTAACAGATGCATTGCCATAATTTAGATCTACTTTCTGAAAGGATGAGATGAAGTTAGTACACCAAACCATGTTAATTACATGTACATTATGTATGATTCAATTTTGAACTATACTAATGGAATGCAATTAAGCCTATTTTTCACACAAGTCACAACATACCTAGTTTCCAGAACAGTACAACTAAAACCAAAATCATTTCCAAAGAACAGTAAAGTAACACTAGAGAAAATGCGAGTTAGGAAGTTTGATGCTTTTGAACAGGGTAAAAATCAATCTGTATAAAGAAACACTTGCACCTTGCAGTTTTGTTGAAAAACAATTAGTTTCCATTGAGGAACCACTAGAAATTATCTACTTGTATCTTCCTGATTTTACCATACATAAATTACTTAATATTTTGGATCAAAGGGTAATTGCCCCAATTCTATTTCAAGATTTGCCATGTGTCTTCCATTAGTGCGACCATGTTTATGCCATTTACCTTCTCTCTTATTCCGTTGGTGTTGCTTCTGAGTTTGTTTTTCATGTCTGGAACTTTCAGATTGTATGAAAGTAGGCCTTTTAGCAGGTTGACTGAAAGGAGTAAACAAAACTTGGTTAGAGCTGTTGAAAATATCTTAATAAAATCAACTACATACATGATTATTATTTCACTACCAGTGCTCAAAGAAGAGTTACAGTTGGTGTAAAGATgatgggttttatttatttatttatgtttaagAATGTACGGAGACCTCTCAAAATAGATTACCCAAAGCCCTAGTTAGGATCAGGGTAAATAAGCTCCAGTGCAAATTTCCATACCACACCACTCTGCTGGACTTGCAGGGAACACAATGCTGGTTAGGACTGAACAATATACTCTTACATAAAGACATTTGGAACATACACAAACCAAGTTTCAATAGAAACATCTGCACCATAATATGCGTGTGTGTGTACGCgcatgtgtgtacacacaatACAAGGacttaaatcaggggtcggcaatgttcggcacgcggctcgccagagtaagcaccctggcgggccgggccagttttatttacctgctgacgcggcaggttcggccgatcgcggcccccactggccgcggttcgccgtcctgggccaatgggggcggcgagaagccacggccagcacatcgctcgcccgcgccacttgtcgccgcccccattggcccgggacggcgaaccgcggccagtgggggccgcgatcgaccgaacctgccgcgtcagcaggtaaataaaactggcccggcccgccagagtgcttacccgggcgagccgtgtgccgaacgttgccaacccctgacttAGATAGAGGACAGGAGGGTGCTGTTAATAGACCGTTGTAGCTCATCTTGCGTGTTTTTTGATATTACAAGAACTCCAAGGAATTTTATCCTTGTATTACAGTCTCACATCCCACACTTCTGAAGCAAAAGGCTATACAGTCTTACTTTGCTTAATATTCTCACCAGTAGTGATAAATAACATAGTCACTAAATACACTTGAAAATTAAATGCCTGTACCAGTAAACAGATGTTTTAGTCTCATTTAGAATTAATTCAGACCATAGAAAAACAAGCTGCCCAATAATAGAGTAAGTCATGAGAAATCAAAATATCAGAAAGCTGTTTTAATAATGAAATGTGACAGGCAAATTAAAATCGAGATAAATAAATACAGCTAGTTAGATGTGGTGTGCATTTGCCAAAACCAGGAATTAGAAACTAGCCTTTGATCATTATTACCAATAAAGAAACAGTTGAAAGTTGTTCTTTGAAAGCTAAactgcaataaaataaaaaatattgcaaactatttcaaaaataacaaaaaacaagaGATGAGTGAGAAAGGGAGCAGCACAGCAGTCCAGAAGACAAACACAGTACATttaaatttttaatataaaacttTTCTTGGTCTAAAAAGGTTAAATATGCTTTATAGAGTGCAAGGGAAAAAGAGTTACGTTACTGCCCTACCGTTTactggaagaagagagagaatgcaactttttttttaaacacattagcATAACTCCATTTTGATCTGATGAGAGAGGCAAAGTTATTTCCCTCAAGAGGCTAAGAACAGTTAAAATAGAATTTAATATATAAGTGGAATAACTcagtaaaattatttaaaatccaAGCAAAATGCATCATCAGTAAGAAGGGACTTAAGCAGGGGAAGAAAGTGATTacaacacctctgaaaaaaatTACCACAGATGCTCAGGCCAGAAAGCAGGCATGCTGTTGCATTCAACAATTGCTCCAAGCAGCAATGCTTAATCTTAATCAACAACTATTTTCTAAAGGAATCCTCCACGCATTAAAGCTGTAAAAGGTACAGTGGAATCTGTGCTAATGTCACTTGCCCCAACAGCCAATAAAATCTGTCCCCAAGAGACATCTCACCACATTCATTTTAGGGTTAAAAGGTCACCTGTTGTAACAATAACACTAATTCCTTTGGTGTCCTTAAAAACTATATTTTAATTCAGGAAATATTACATAAAACCAACCTGGGTCCATAGTGAGGTGAATTATCATAATGAAAGTAGTATGTGTAGATGTATTTATCCAAATCCTCAAACATCCCTTCATGGTCACTTTGGTACTCCTTTATGTCCTCAAGATAATCCTTAACATCACTAACAAAGTCCGTGAACAGCATCTGGTCATGTATAAAGATCCCATTATGGAAAAACTTATTGATGAAATTCTCTAGTTCTCTCCAGTGATGGAAACTGTCTACTTCTTGCTGCAAGTATTTTTGCATTAACTGATTAAATTCTTCAGCCCTAATAGGGTCCAGTACTTTGTTAAACAGGCTAATAAATTCCTTATGAGCGCATTCAAAAATACCAGAGCAGCCCTTTAGGACAGAGTGACGTTTTCTGTTACATTCTGGGTTACTGATGCATTTCTGTGAATTAGTATCTTTTTCAAATGTAAAGTGAGTCgatctttgttttcttccttctctgaATTCTTTTTTCATACTAGGACCTCTATGGTGTGTATGCTTAGAAGGATTCTCATGAGTATTATATTCCCGATAAACAGTTTTACCTTTTCTGTTTGCCTCATATCTTTTATCACCAGACTTCTTCTTTTCATCAAAGATGTTTTTAGTTGTGTCTTTGAAGTGTCTGAACGTGGACTTCACAGAATCAGAAAATTTTTTCAGGTTTTCTTTCACTGCTTCTTTAGCCTGTTTAATCTTTTCTTTATGGTGTCTTACAAACTCCTTTGTGGAATTCTTCATGGCATCAAAAGTTTCTTTAACTGAGCCAAAAAACGATTCTTTGGACTTCTTTTTGGTCTTACTTGTTCCTTTACCATTTTTCTCTTGTCCTTTTTCATTAGTTTCCTGTTTTTCGGTTTGGTCCTTCACTTCAACATACAGTTTTTCCCACAAATCAGAGCGTTGTTGTTCAAAGTTTAGCTTTTTTTCCAGCTCTGTTAGTCTTCCCCGCAAAGTTTCTATTTCTTCGTTCTTCCTCAATGTATCATCAGTGTCTGTGTTGTCGGATGTCTGATGAGAACTTAACTGCTCCAGTTCTTCTCTTAGAGCTTCAGTTATATGACGTTCTTTGTCTAGTTCTCTCCTCAACATTTGTGCTTCTGCAAAAAGTGTCTCCTTTTGCTTAAGAAAGTTGTGTATTTTTTGTTGTTCCTCTTCCAAATGTACCTTAAGTTTTTTATTTTCCATGACAACTGATTCTGTACTAGTACCTTTATCTTCTACGTTTCTAATTTGTTCTCTCAGCTTCCTTAACTCTTCCTGCAGCAAGTCCAAAGCTTTTTCTTCCCTCTCCAGAGATTCCCTTAAGTGCTGGTTTTCTGCCGTAAGACTTTTCTTCTGAGATTCAAATgatttcttttctacctcagtaGAGATCAGACATGTCGCAAGGTCTTGTTTTAGTGACTAAAACAAATAGAAAGGAACAAGCAAATTTATTAATCTTAGAATTCATACAATTTAAGTTTGAAAAAGGTAAAAGATTAAAAATTCGTAGCATCATCCAACTAGTCACAAAGCATGAGTGTGATTCTAGCACATACAGTACACTCAATAACAGTCCTAAAACACTTGTTATACTGGAATGACTATTGGTCAATCAAGTCTGGTATCCTGATTCTAGGAATGGCCTATgcttaaggctaagattttgtcatggttatttttagtaaaagtcatggacaggccaTGGGCAATAAActaaaattcacagaagcctgtgacctgtccctgattttttactaaaaataactgacaaaatggggaggaagggggatcttgcccccactgctgctgcagctctggggtcTCTGCTGCCACCcatggctgcttccgggagctgcagggtcctcgGCTGACAGCAGAAAATGTCACGGAGATCCTGGAACTTCCATGACCGCCGTTGCATAATCTTAGCCTTAAGTGCTTGATGCTTCAGAGGACGGTGAAAACATCCACAATCTGTTTCAGGAAACCCAGACATCTATACATAACTATGCAATGCTCCATCTGGTATTGGGGTGCAAATTCTTCCTAACAACTGCAAGAATAAGCACATATACTAAAGCATAATATTTTATTGGATTTATCTTTGGATGCATAGTTAAgttaaacattatttaaaatatgtttcaTTTTGGCAATACTACaggggcctcattttcagaaagtATAGAGTTCTAAACATTAAAAATGGAGGTTACTTGTCTTATAGTACCTGGAGTGCTTCAAGATGTGTGATCCCTATAGGTATTCATTGTGGatgcatacagtagaacctcagagttatgaacacctcaggaatggaggttgttcgtaactgaaatgttcgtaactttgaacaaaatgttatggtggttctttcaaaagtttacaactgaacattgacttaatacagctttgaaactttactatgcagaagaaaaatgctgctttcccttcattttttagTAGTCTATGTATTGTACTGTATtgtattgctttttattttttgtatctactgctgcctgattgggtatttccagttccaaatgaggtatgtggttgactgatcagttcgCAACTCTGAGGTTCCACCGTATGTTCTCCATATGCCTGAGACCAGAAGATTTTTCAGTAGCGGTGTTTGGTTGCACCCACACCCTATTCCACTGAGAACATAAGGGGCAGCTTGGGTGACTCCCAGGTAGGACTCACTCGGGAGGGGAAGCTGCAAGGAAGAATGCTACACCACAGATTCTAGGATTGGTGAACCAAAGAAGATGTAATGCCTAGTACAGATGTGAATGGAGTCCCAAGTAGCCACTCAGTGGATTTCTGAGAGGTGAACTCCCTGCAGGGAAGCCACTGAGGCTGCTTGTGCTCTGGCTGAGTGGATCCTGACACTGAGGGGAAGGGCTTCCATAAGCTCACAGCAGATGAGACGAAACCCCAAAATCCATTTCAAGAGTCTTTGCAAGGAAATCGCTTCTCCTTTCATTCTTTCAGAGATGGATACAAATAGCCTCAGGGACTTTCTAAAAGGCTTTGTCCTTTGTAAATAGAAAGTTAACACTCTCCAGCCATCCAAAGAGTGTACCCTCTGATGCTTCCGAGGGGGCTCACAGGGCCTTTGTTGACAGAAGGACTGAGAGGCAGGATAGCGTTTGCAAAGGATAGCTTAGAATTTTTCCTCTGGGTTGCTGGGGTATATATCACAAAGGAGCAGAGAGTTGGGAATCCAGGCCTCCACTCTTTAGCAGTTCTGATGAAATACTGTCAAGTCTCAGGCACATGGAGTACATATGCACCCATAGTGAATACCCAtaaggaccatcactcaaagaataaCCAGTATCTTGAAGTCAACTTCAACCAATAGGCAGACATTACAGATCATAGAGGTTAATGTGCTCACAAGAAAAACAACCACTTAACAAGCAGATTGCTGAATTCTGCATCAGCTTCCATGTCTGGATGGATTTAAAATGTAATCCCATGCAAAACACACTGCAGTACTTTGTCAGAGTGACAAAGGGATAAATAACTTCAAGGTCTACATCCAAAAAATTGTTCACAATTTTATGGCTGTGTGATAATGAAAAAGAGTCAGCCTAGTTGCTCCTGCTATCTGCTCTTCTAATAGATGTGGGGAGTCTAACCAGATCCCCAAGATGTAAATGCAATTGGCAAATGGCTCAAAGGGGCCAATATTATTCCGACCACGTCTTCTGGTTACTTTCCTCATCCACCTAGGTCAAGGATGCTAGAGTAGGGAATAAGGAAATCAAACCCTGCTCTCCCCTTATCCAAAACAGGGTGAGGAATTAAAAATGGCACTGTATGATGCCATGTTTATTGTGTCTCACTAATTCAATTTCAGGTTTActcaatttacaaataaaatgtaGGGCTGTTAACTTTACAAAAAACCATAGCCCAACTGGGCTCTTAGAGCCCACCTTATTTCTGTTCCATGCATCATTACCTGTAATAGATATACCGCTAACTGAATTCTGCCCTCTGTGACTCCTATGTTACTTCAAAAAGCTATTTTACTCTTAAAATTTGATCAAATTACAAAGTTTTTGgcaataggttaaaaaaaaacctttttcagTATATAATTTACAATAATGTTATGTATGAATTTAAGAGAATTtactgaagaaaaatatttattatatatgtGTACTGTTGAGACGTAAATTAAAAGTCAAATAaaggtccaataaaaaatatagcTGAGTTATCTGTAGAAAAGAGTGGATTCCATTGTTTCTTAGGGATAAAACATTCTCTCAGCATATAGAAATAACAGATTCAACACTAATGTAAGGTACGCACCTCTAATGAGGAGATAATATTCCCCAATGAATTATAATGAAAAGATCACACCTACCCCCACCTTATAGTCTGCTTTAACTCCTTGCTCTCGTTGGCACTGGTAGAGGTCATCTTTCATACCATTTAGTTCATCCTCATGTGTCTTTTCTACCAATTGTTGACGTTTTTGGATCTGAATTGTACCTACAAAGACAAAACTGTTAGTTTGACTCTCAGTAGTTAGAGATGGAAATGACCGATCAGATGATGTCTTTAGTTTCCTGGCAAATGAAGGAACATTCTGATATTTTATTTCACTGTATAGTACAGTTGCTCTGTTCTGTCTAGTTTTATAATTGTTATATACCGATTCTGTTGTTTGCAGCAACAATTTCAAACACATCAGTACAAGCATCGTTGTTATACTTATGTGTTTggataaaagcaaacaaaattttTAATGCTAAACAGATGGAATGATGTTAACTAGAAAATatctatatttaaatataatcaAACAGAAGCTATGCAAAAAATGTTACATgtacattttaataaaatgaaaaactgccacaataaaataaattaaacaaatccacattacaCATGTTTTGAAATTATAGCTTCAAATTGTCAAGTAACGCTATATTAATAATTACCTGGATATTTGCATGCTATATTAATATgcatgcaaaacaaaaaaaccccaaaagtaAACCAaacaccccctacacacacaatTCTTAAACAGGTTATAAAGCAATCGGAATAGTTTCACatagggcccaatcttgcaatCCTTACTTGCGAAAGCAAAGGCGACAGAATTGAGCACATGCTCATTAAATATCCATCTTCTCATTATTCAAGTGTCTGACAGATGTTACTTTTTCCCCCATGTTTTTCCAATATATGCCTTCATTCTACTAGCTACAAATTCACTATTAagtaataaaatgttttctttagtaATTAGCATTCTCCTGCACTCCCTTTTACCTGAAAGTCTCAATGCACATAAAAAATATAGAATTTGTGCATGTTGGCTTTGATGTTAGCTTAGTTAATAAATAAAAACTCCAAAGGACaatattaaggtttttttttttaaatctctaattTTAATTTCTTCTGCATTGGATCCACTGTTCTGGACTGAAGTAACAAAGTATGGGATATTTCTGTCCAATCCAGTGGAATGCATGTAGAATTCCTTTTTTGAAACAAAGCTCCTcctttcattttttattattattacaatttaaagaaataaagaacTATTGAGGTAATTGTTGTGACATTTTAGCCTCATTTAACATTCTCCCATGTCCTGACTTAAAGATAAGAGAATCCCATCTTAAACCAAACATATACAGAATATTCCTCCTCTCCCAATATGAATTTATGAGTGCTGTTCAGAACAATTGCTTCGTTCTAGGAGAAACTACAATTGCAAGAAAACTAGTTTTGCCACTCTCTTCTGTTAGCTCCACTTCTCTAGAAATTATAATTCAGGTGGAGTAGATAGTAGTGACCACAAGCCACAAAGAACAAGTAATAAAACAGTGAACAAGCACAAAATCAGTCAACTTCAGAGAAGTGACTATGTGGCTAGAAACAAAAGTGACCCTCTCAAACTACAATTAACCTGACATtaaaaggatgttgtgaagtgcTGCTCTCCAGTCCAAATGCTTAAATCCTGGAAAATATAAAGAGAACATCACTTCCCAGAGAAAAGGAATCCCTTGTAAAAACCTTTTCAGAGTGAGCAAAACAGTAAACATTTCCCACTCTGTGGAGGCAGAAACACTGGAGAAGGTGTGGTTGAGTTAAACTATGTGAGCATAAGGAGCTTTCACTTTTAAGAAATAGCCTCCTTTCTGCTGGATTAGAGAAAAATATCTCATCAATGACAACTTCTATCTAAAGCGATGGATTCAATGAGGGGAAAAgtagaaatatttgaaaatatggtcTTTACTatataaataagaataataataatagtcagTGCTTTTTATCCatacatctcaaagtgctttataaaggtaGGTAAATATcataatccccattttatggcTGGAGAAACTGAAGAAGAGCAgtacaaagtgacttgcccaagctttGAAAGCAGTAGGCTGGCCCAGACTGGAAAGGAACTCAGGcttccactggaccacactgcctcaaCCATACCCACAGACACTATACACTTGTTTTCCTGTTAAATAACTGAAAAGGCCTGCAAGCTCTACGCAGAAGTATTTTATATGGCTGAGTTACTAGTCATATAATCCTGAACATAGTACTAATTGTGAAGCCTTGATTACACaaccatatatatatttttaatcaatCTGATTGCAAGCACAGCATCCTCCACATGGCACTCACTATTTCTTACCTTCAGGTTTACctgagaacaaaaaaaaaaaaattttcaagGGTAAATTAATTTTGAAAGGTTTATACTAAATGTTAAAATTTACATCGTTTTAATCAAAATCAAATCCAATTAAAGAAAGATAATATACATTCCCATTTTGAAACCGAGTTAGTAGATTTTAGTGTGGCATCATATTTTCATGACAGACTATAAATATCATACaatgaatataaaataaaagtCCCTGTTActctattatttaatatttatataaatagaaCCCAAAAACCATGACCAGGATTGGGTCTCCATTGTAAGCTCTGCACTTAGCTATTTTGATAACTCCGGTAGTTACCATCTATTCTGTTGTTCCTCTACTGCTCAGGTTTGAAATCGGACAGAAAAGAATCAACCTTAGACACTGTACTAAGAAGCCAgagagaagctgctgctgcact includes the following:
- the LOC101936627 gene encoding cell cycle progression protein 1 isoform X18, whose translation is MVETSHAALEETQAVPEAKKERLPDHGSCIGAISDDSDIVTLETPKVEEIGTQEETAIVDEEAQGSDDFNMGSSSSSQYTFCQPETEGWWEKLRKIPECVRGWGDDLKEHMPGSLPFQVFPPQPSDDESSSDETSNQSSPTLRRRRAKKRLVSNSESEGGTPNEQETEPPKEQQHKRQFSSGLNRCIILALVIAISMGFGHFYGTIQIQKRQQLVEKTHEDELNGMKDDLYQCQREQGVKADYKSLKQDLATCLISTEVEKKSFESQKKSLTAENQHLRESLEREEKALDLLQEELRKLREQIRNVEDKGTSTESVVMENKKLKVHLEEEQQKIHNFLKQKETLFAEAQMLRRELDKERHITEALREELEQLSSHQTSDNTDTDDTLRKNEEIETLRGRLTELEKKLNFEQQRSDLWEKLYVEVKDQTEKQETNEKGQEKNGKGTSKTKKKSKESFFGSVKETFDAMKNSTKEFVRHHKEKIKQAKEAVKENLKKFSDSVKSTFRHFKDTTKNIFDEKKKSGDKRYEANRKGKTVYREYNTHENPSKHTHHRGPSMKKEFREGRKQRSTHFTFEKDTNSQKCISNPECNRKRHSVLKGCSGIFECAHKEFISLFNKVLDPIRAEEFNQLMQKYLQQEVDSFHHWRELENFINKFFHNGIFIHDQMLFTDFVSDVKDYLEDIKEYQSDHEGMFEDLDKYIYTYYFHYDNSPHYGPSQPAKRPTFIQSESSRHEKQTQKQHQRNKREEPVDL
- the LOC101936627 gene encoding cell cycle progression protein 1 isoform X23 encodes the protein MVETSHAALEETQAVPEAKKERLPDHGSCIGAISDDSDIVTLETPKVEEIGTQEETAIVDEEAQGSDDFNMGSSSSSQYTFCQPETVFPPQPSDDESSSDETSNQSSPTLRRRRAKKRLVSNSESEGGTPNEQETEPPKEQQHKRQFSSGLNRCIILALVIAISMGFGHFYGTIQIQKRQQLVEKTHEDELNGMKDDLYQCQREQGVKADYKSLKQDLATCLISTEVEKKSFESQKKSLTAENQHLRESLEREEKALDLLQEELRKLREQIRNVEDKGTSTESVVMENKKLKVHLEEEQQKIHNFLKQKETLFAEAQMLRRELDKERHITEALREELEQLSSHQTSDNTDTDDTLRKNEEIETLRGRLTELEKKLNFEQQRSDLWEKLYVEVKDQTEKQETNEKGQEKNGKGTSKTKKKSKESFFGSVKETFDAMKNSTKEFVRHHKEKIKQAKEAVKENLKKFSDSVKSTFRHFKDTTKNIFDEKKKSGDKRYEANRKGKTVYREYNTHENPSKHTHHRGPSMKKEFREGRKQRSTHFTFEKDTNSQKCISNPECNRKRHSVLKGCSGIFECAHKEFISLFNKVLDPIRAEEFNQLMQKYLQQEVDSFHHWRELENFINKFFHNGIFIHDQMLFTDFVSDVKDYLEDIKEYQSDHEGMFEDLDKYIYTYYFHYDNSPHYGPSQPAKRPTFIQSESSRHEKQTQKQHQRNKREEPVDL
- the LOC101936627 gene encoding cell cycle progression protein 1 isoform X14, which encodes MSENSSDSDSSGGWTVINHEGSDIETVTSENGGTNSNLEFASEEYATLVEEEEQPFDLRAECSKDDVVSMVETSHAALEETQAVPEAKKERLPDHGSCIGAISDDSDIVTLETPKVEEIGTQEETAIVDEEAQGSDDFNMGSSSSSQYTFCQPETVFPPQPSDDESSSDETSNQSSPTLRRRRAKKRLVSNSESEGGTPNEQETEPPKEQQHKRQFSSGLNRCIILALVIAISMGFGHFYGTIQIQKRQQLVEKTHEDELNGMKDDLYQCQREQGVKADYKSLKQDLATCLISTEVEKKSFESQKKSLTAENQHLRESLEREEKALDLLQEELRKLREQIRNVEDKGTSTESVVMENKKLKVHLEEEQQKIHNFLKQKETLFAEAQMLRRELDKERHITEALREELEQLSSHQTSDNTDTDDTLRKNEEIETLRGRLTELEKKLNFEQQRSDLWEKLYVEVKDQTEKQETNEKGQEKNGKGTSKTKKKSKESFFGSVKETFDAMKNSTKEFVRHHKEKIKQAKEAVKENLKKFSDSVKSTFRHFKDTTKNIFDEKKKSGDKRYEANRKGKTVYREYNTHENPSKHTHHRGPSMKKEFREGRKQRSTHFTFEKDTNSQKCISNPECNRKRHSVLKGCSGIFECAHKEFISLFNKVLDPIRAEEFNQLMQKYLQQEVDSFHHWRELENFINKFFHNGIFIHDQMLFTDFVSDVKDYLEDIKEYQSDHEGMFEDLDKYIYTYYFHYDNSPHYGPSQPAKRPTFIQSESSRHEKQTQKQHQRNKREEPVDL
- the LOC101936627 gene encoding cell cycle progression protein 1 isoform X4, translated to MSAEQEKDPIALKRSRDEPIRWHEVWSLHSHVHCHVLRAALVLKYPCPLSGIKTTLKMSENSSDSDSSGGWTVINHEGSDIETVTSENGGTNSNLEFASEEYATLVEEEEQPFDLRAECSKDDVVSMVETSHAALEETQAVPEAKKERLPDHGSCIGAISDDSDIVTLETPKVEEIGTQEETAIVDEEAQGSDDFNMGSSSSSQYTFCQPETEGWWEKLRKIPECVRGWGDDLKEHMPGSLPFQVFPPQPSDDESSSDETSNQSSPTLRRRRAKKRLVSNSESEGGTPNEQETEPPKEQQHKRQFSSGLNRCIILALVIAISMGFGHFYGKPEGTIQIQKRQQLVEKTHEDELNGMKDDLYQCQREQGVKADYKSLKQDLATCLISTEVEKKSFESQKKSLTAENQHLRESLEREEKALDLLQEELRKLREQIRNVEDKGTSTESVVMENKKLKVHLEEEQQKIHNFLKQKETLFAEAQMLRRELDKERHITEALREELEQLSSHQTSDNTDTDDTLRKNEEIETLRGRLTELEKKLNFEQQRSDLWEKLYVEVKDQTEKQETNEKGQEKNGKGTSKTKKKSKESFFGSVKETFDAMKNSTKEFVRHHKEKIKQAKEAVKENLKKFSDSVKSTFRHFKDTTKNIFDEKKKSGDKRYEANRKGKTVYREYNTHENPSKHTHHRGPSMKKEFREGRKQRSTHFTFEKDTNSQKCISNPECNRKRHSVLKGCSGIFECAHKEFISLFNKVLDPIRAEEFNQLMQKYLQQEVDSFHHWRELENFINKFFHNGIFIHDQMLFTDFVSDVKDYLEDIKEYQSDHEGMFEDLDKYIYTYYFHYDNSPHYGPSQPAKRPTFIQSESSRHEKQTQKQHQRNKREEPVDL
- the LOC101936627 gene encoding cell cycle progression protein 1 isoform X9; translated protein: MSENSSDSDSSGGWTVINHEGSDIETVTSENGGTNSNLEFASEEYATLVEEEEQPFDLRAECSKDDVVSMVETSHAALEETQAVPEAKKERLPDHGSCIGAISDDSDIVTLETPKVEEIGTQEETAIVDEEAQGSDDFNMGSSSSSQYTFCQPETEGWWEKLRKIPECVRGWGDDLKEHMPGSLPFQVFPPQPSDDESSSDETSNQSSPTLRRRRAKKRLVSNSESEGGTPNEQETEPPKEQQHKRQFSSGLNRCIILALVIAISMGFGHFYGTIQIQKRQQLVEKTHEDELNGMKDDLYQCQREQGVKADYKSLKQDLATCLISTEVEKKSFESQKKSLTAENQHLRESLEREEKALDLLQEELRKLREQIRNVEDKGTSTESVVMENKKLKVHLEEEQQKIHNFLKQKETLFAEAQMLRRELDKERHITEALREELEQLSSHQTSDNTDTDDTLRKNEEIETLRGRLTELEKKLNFEQQRSDLWEKLYVEVKDQTEKQETNEKGQEKNGKGTSKTKKKSKESFFGSVKETFDAMKNSTKEFVRHHKEKIKQAKEAVKENLKKFSDSVKSTFRHFKDTTKNIFDEKKKSGDKRYEANRKGKTVYREYNTHENPSKHTHHRGPSMKKEFREGRKQRSTHFTFEKDTNSQKCISNPECNRKRHSVLKGCSGIFECAHKEFISLFNKVLDPIRAEEFNQLMQKYLQQEVDSFHHWRELENFINKFFHNGIFIHDQMLFTDFVSDVKDYLEDIKEYQSDHEGMFEDLDKYIYTYYFHYDNSPHYGPSQPAKRPTFIQSESSRHEKQTQKQHQRNKREEPVDL